The following is a genomic window from Phaseolus vulgaris cultivar G19833 chromosome 6, P. vulgaris v2.0, whole genome shotgun sequence.
AGCAAAAGTCAACAACCTTATAGTTCTTCCTTTTACCCAGTGTTGGTCtcatttagtaaaaaaattaatggatAAACATGTCGAAAAGATCCAGTAAATGGTGATACAATTTAAAACAGCCACTAACAAACAATGATGGCACACCATTTGAACAAATGACCAGAACGATTAACAACATACTAAGTCAACAATCATAATAAAATCATGCAAATTTACGCAGAAAGTAACCGGCTAGCTGTgcatcataaataatattttttaccatGTACACGAAATCTTCCATGAAGCAGAAAGGTTTTGAAGTGTGACAATAAGGCATAATAAAATAGTTGTGAATGTTCCCAATGAGAATTTGACTTCGTCAGGTTTTGAATACTTCCGCGCCAACCTAACTTCTCGCTGTCTAAATTCTGCAGACAATGTTATATGTTATTTTCTGGTTACAACATGTAGAGAAGATATCTACTTGCAACATAGTTGACTTGCCCTTTCTCTCATTACAAAACTAGGACACAACCAAAAAACATACTAAAATAAACGACAACATTAACTTCAACTTCTGTTAACGTGGAGATAAAGCAACTAAgctaaatttaaaaagaaacaataagaaacttcaataaaaaaatgaggGAAAAACGTTTGACTGGTTCTTTATATTGccattgattttaaaaattaatttaaaaatataacaatatattacactctaaaatttaaaaataatttcccTTGGAACAACACCTTGCAAGTCTCAGTCTCTCACAGTTGCACTACACTCTCTCACACATTAACCAAAGAGGAAACAAGTTCAATGGTTGGTTGGGTATGTTTGGAGAGAAGAATAAGAGCATTCTAATGGAGGACTCACCAAACCAGGGTTTCCACCGTCATTGCAGCGACCACCCAGAAGGAACCGCATGGTTCGAATTCCACATGGAGCTTCCCTCCGAAACAGAGCCGTTCCAGTTGGACCAAGCGGTCTGCAGTCACGGCTTCTTCATGATGGCACCCAACCACTGGGACCCTCTGTCCAAAACCCTAACTCGTCCACTCCTTCTCCacaacccttcttcttcctcctcttcttccCTCCTCGTTTCCCTTTCCCAGCGCCCCCAATCGCTCGCCGTTAGGGTTCATTCCGTCCATTTCATCTCTCCCCAACAACAGCGTCACATCAAGGTACTCAACTCTCTGAAAAGTTGCTTCTTTTCGCGCTACTTATTCTTTATTCGCTTCTTCCGTTGCGGCTGTAGGCTCAGATTACCAGAATGCTGCGGTTGTCCGAGGCGGAGGAAAAGGCTGTGAGGGAGTTTCGAAGCGTGCACGCTGCTGATCATCCAAATAGAAGCTTCGGTGGACGGGTGTTTAGGTCTCCGACGTTGTTCGAGGACATGGTTAAGTGCATACTCCTCTGCAACTGCCAGTGAGTCATGTCACCGTGCCTTCATTGGGTAAATGAATATTTTGGTCGTTAGATGTGTAAATGGCtgacaaaaaattattatttaccaCTGAATGTGTAAGGAGtcataaataatttcattttgatGTACAATTCAATGTCAAATTCCAGTTAGCAGAATGGAATTCAAATTAGTCTTTAAGAATTACTCCTTTATGACAAGATAGCACCACAAAACACATGAACATGACTTAGTTTGTTGCACTTTTTATACATTGGATTAAGTTAGAACTTTAGTTGGTATGAAGTCAgaaccaattgggttgggctactagacaccatgtttagtgaatGAGTTTAATCATTATGTTTCGTTTATAATcactatttaaagagatcattgttcTTGTAATTGGTGTTTAACATGatagaatgaaaacctaatagttacCCGTGTGGATATAGGTTACAGTGGCGACCGAACCACTTGTAATTGCAGTTGATTTATGagtgtgttgcttccgcgtgcgtttttcccaAAGATCAAAATTGTCACTTAGTTACATATTTGTAGATGACAATAGTTGTTGACcctttatttgttttgtttctcACTAATTGGCTTGGAAAATGTTGTTTTGTCAATTGTTGTGATGGGGTTTCTTTGTTCTTTGCTTTCACTTTTGTAGTGGTAACTTGGTAAACAAAACCTTTCAGGTGGCCAAGGACATTGAGCATGGCTCAGGCGCTCTGTGAGCTTCAATCTGGACTGCAAAATGGGTTGCCCTGTGCTGTTGAAGGGTCGGGCAATCCAAAAGTTGAGGCTGAGGAATTTGTTCCCAAGACACCAGCTTCTAAAGAGAACCGCAGAAAGAAGGCTCCTACAAAGGGCGTGCTTCTTAAGAAGAAATTAGAATTGGAATTGGAAATGGAAGTGGATGGAAATTTGCAAATGGACCACATGTTTGCTTCAAGTTCAGACACGACCTTGCTTGGTGATTTGGAGGTGCTTCGTTCAGATGATTCATGTTGTCAGTTCCCTAATGAAGGAGAGTACTTTGACCATACTGGAAATTTTCCTTCCCCAATTGAGCTGGCAAACCTTAGTGAGAGTTTTCTGGCAAAGCGATGCAAACTTGGGTACAGAGCAGGTTATATATTAGAACTTGCACAGGGCATTGTTGAAGGAAAAATCCAATTAGAACAGCTTGAAGAGCTGTCAAAAGATGCAAGCTTGTCCTGCTATAAGCAGCTTGGTGATCAGCTCAAACCAATTAAGGGATTTGGTCCATTTACTCGCGCCAATGTACTTATGTGCTTGGGATATTATCATGTCATTCCATGGGATTCTGAAACTGTTAGACACTTAAAGCAGGTGCTGTTACTTTTTTCCTGTTTCAATGTGTCTATACTTATTTTGAAACTATTACACACTTAAAGCGACAGCTGCATCAGGTTTTGTTgaaatctcacatcgactagaaattaggacatttcattgtacaTAAATGGTGCAAACATGATTTCATGAgctttaaagtccactttgtaataagttattttcattttgtcaTTATAAATGCCCTTTGTGTATTGAGATGTGTTAATGCAGGTTCATTCAAAAAATACAAGCTCTAAAACAATTGAGAGAGATCTTGAAGAGATTTATGGAAAGTATGAGCCCTATCAGTTCCTGGCATTCTGGTAAAATTAATATGGTCCAATCTACaactttctttttgttttctgGTGGTATTTTTTTGGTGTAAATTTCCTTACTCAAGTTGTTTTGATCAGGTCTGAGATATGGGACTTCTATGAAACAAGGTTTGGGAAGATGAATGAAATGCATTCTTCTGAATATAAACGTATAACTGCTAGTAATATGAGAAGCACAAGAAAAGCAACAAACAAGAGGAAGAGACCATCACAGAAATGCCAATGATAAAGTTTTGTCTTTACTCTTTTATGAGCACTATTCCAAATATTGAAATGCTTCTTTATATGACCCATGTAGTGCTGCCAGAATGTGGAATCTTCTTTTGAGggaattattatttaattcaaaagTATTATTCGATTCAATTTTTggctttaattttattaaatatttagttttaaacccttcaaatatatttttcaaaatttatttaaagtttatattgaaaatttcatgttacttaaaaatatgattaaagtaTAATATGTAAGTAGATGTAAATTGTTTTTTGAATGTTAGTTTTATAATAATAGGttaaattaaaacaacagtGACTATATATGCATAAGCTATTacatgtaataatatttttttaaaattgtattaaaaatctaggtttagaataaatattctttatatatatattaccaaTTAGTAACATGTTATAGGAAAgagatattaattattaaaaatgattaatttataaattttgtgtaGATGAAACTTTAAATGAGTCGTAATACAAGATAATACTTGTGCAAAGAAATGAAAATTAGCATGAGTATCTTTGTTATtagaaataaaactttaataatTTTAGATTAAAAGTATTGACTACTAAGATGTTTTAAATTAGATTCTTTTAAATTGAATTGAGTAATATGAGATgtttataatgttttttcatcttaaaagtaaattaatataatttgtaCTACACAACATCAAAACCATTTGTGTGGTCATTCGGTCTCAACAGAACTATGTGAAGTTAATTAAGAAATTTGACTTTCCAACACGATGAATttataatgaaaattaattataatcaaAACTATCGATGATTTCTTGAATAAGGTCAATCAAATATTAGTCTTCATGAATTTAAATAAtccttaaaataagaaaatataaatattaaaggtTATGATTCttcaattataataattataatctaTACATATGTACCATTAAATTGAGTGTGTCTTTCAACCTATACTTTGTCTATTGTCTTATCGAAGAATCCAGAGATTAAAGATAACAAAGATCTTGATAAAGAAAATATGAcaatgtaaaaatataatttaataattatttcttcaaaaaatataaaattgatacTTTTATGACTTGAAATTGTGACATATATCCTTGtggaagaaaaaaatagagatGTAGAAGAAGACGCGTGGAAATATTGGGTACACAAAGCAACAAGTGGATCTCATGCTCCCACTCTCATTCTTTCAGCTGTCATTTTCTCATtatgtctttttcttctttatttctaGCCTCTCACAAATAATAAAACacacaatatttttcattttcgtAATTAATTCTTAATTCACTGCAATTATGAGGTGACAGAAATAAGGTTGAAAATTCTGATTCTGTGTGTGCAATTCTGAGACAAGGGGGTTTCCTCTTACCAGTACACAACCAAAATGGGAGTTTTGGTTTTCCACTCTAGTCAAATATTTTAAGCCATCATTTACTTTATTACTTTTTGGTTCAAAAGTTATTTTTGACactaaatacaaaaaatatctTTTCACTGCAAGCACTTTAAAAAACTATACactattttcaattaattgttttattaataataccTTAGAAAATTACATAGAATGTCCTGACCttgaaaaaaagtataaatcATATTGTAAATTgatctcttattttttttataatacattttttatatataactaaatattATGGATGATATGAGAATAACTCATATAACCCGataaatttaactaatatttattagaatatattcttatattatattataaaatgaattttagtttaatttttcacaaaatttataaaaatgagaTTTAACATAATGTAAACTCTAAGTTGACTTAATATTTAGTAAATATGATATATTTACCTTAATCTtattaaatattgaataaaaataacaatactatgttatactatatttaaaagatatatttgAAGTCATAAAAAGTCAAAACATATCACATTTTAATCAAGTTGTTCTTCAGTTTCTTACTACtcaattttaaataatcttCACGGCACATGAACATAAAATACAAATAACACAAAAGTTAAGacatcataattaaaaaaataaaatagtaattttaaaCAACTCCATTTGAGGCTCAAACGCATGGTCCTACAGAGAAAAAAAGCAAGTGTGTGTGTCGGTGATGATGTTGATGCTGATGACCTGAAATTTGATGTCTCGTCTTGTTCCCTTCTTAATTATGGTTCATTACTTTTGTTCAAGGCACCAACACCTCTCTTCAATCCGTTATTGTAATAGTAATGTGAGTAATCTACAATTCAACTCCACCACATATGTTCCAGCTCAATTATGTACTCTAATCTATTATCCTTGTCCTCGGTTCAAAAAAATCATTTGGGTGGCTCTAATTGCTCCAAAAAACAGTTTAATGGGTTCCACACAAAAAGTTTGTCTTCATTTCCACTTCAAGCTAGTATTTTTAAGTGGCACTGGGACTCAAGAAGCTGCAACTAATTGTATTATTGCATAGTGGGGAATACCCTGTACGAGGAGGAAGAATTTGTGTCTATGGAGAAAAACAATGTTGACTACAGTCCTTTGCTTTCTCCTCGTGGTGATGAAACTGCAAGCAAGACAGTTTCATCTTCTCTTGTTTCAGCTACTAAATGGACTCTCAAGTTTTTTATCTGCGTGATCTTTGTGTTGTGGACAGCTTTTATCTTTTTTCAACCTGCAAAGCCTGTGAAGAACATGTTTTCAAAATGGAATGAATTCAGCCGTAACACTCCTTTTGGAGTCACAGGTtagtttatcttttttttttaacttgttttcaCCTTGTGTGTGGCGTGAGTTCAAAGCTAACCATgtgttttgttttgcaggaagCATTTTTGTGGTGTTCACTGCCCCATTTCTCATAATTGCATTTCTTGCCATTGCACACCTAAATCTTACCGGGGAGGATCAGCTTCAAGGGTATGTGATTTCTTAAAACGTTTCTATCTTTGTAATGAATTTCTTCATCACCATAAGAAGATTCTAAATGTGGTCACAGTTCTGTCATATCCTTGCTATTTTGGAAAATTGTGGCACAATGAGATCGGATGCAGTTGCAGTTACTTTTTTATGATGTGAATGaaattgcaattttttttaaaaccttgGTTTAAGTATATGTtgtacttctttttttattGCAGGAATAAGAGTTCCAAACATCCAAGGTTCCGCCTATGGACATTTCCTGTGCTTATCAAAGGACCATTTGGGGTTGTTTCTGCCACAGAGTTCACTGGGATTGTCCTCTTTTTGCTGTATGTTTTCTGGGCTACCTATGCTTATACTGTGGATGCCCTTGGAAGTATCCCGGAATCTGATCGGACATCCTTTAGAGCCAAGAGGTACACCAGTCTTGTGCCATTCATTTATCCTAAGTATTTGGATTCTGCAGAATGAGTTTTTTAATGAAATGAGAAATGCTAGTAACACATTCTTATTAGTTGAAATTGATTTGAAATCATTAAAACTTGTGGGTTTCGTTTCATATTTAATGATTAGTTTTGGTAGTTTTCGATAAATTTCTATAAAGACTGACATCcttgaaaattaaattttggaACATGCATTTTTTGTTTAGAAATTGTACGATGTTCTTGTAGTAGATTTAACATGATAAAGCTGATTTTCCTGATTTACTTGATTCTTTTTCAGCATGTTCATGATGGAAATTATGGGACTTCGATCAGGCGCTATTGGATTAATGTGTTTGGCTTTCCTATTTGTCCCAATTTCAAGGGGATCTGTTCTTCTCCGCTATATAGATATACCTTTTGAACATGCCACAAGATATCATGTATGGCTGGGACACTTGACAATGGTGATTTTTACTATCCATGGACTTCTCTATGTTGTTGCTTGGGCAATGGATGGCCGCCTTGTACAAGAAGTGAGTCCTCTTTACTATATTTCTTTTCTGATGACAGTTTATACTCACTGAATCTGAATGTAAAGAAAACACAAAAGTGTTCCTTTTCAACTCCCTTTGTGTTCTGTTTGTCCATTTACATTTTTGGTATAGAAAGTATGATATAGTTCTTGATTGCTGAATGGATTTGATTTTAATGAGCTGATGTAAATGAAACATTGAATGCTTTGAACATTGCCCAATTgtttttaaagaaaagaaaaagaacacTAAGCATTAATGATACATTCTTGCAAACTAATATTGGCTATCAATGGTTAATTTTCTACTGAATTGATAATCTTGAATTATCTATTTACTTTtgtgattttcattttttactttttatcaaAAGAGAACCTTCCAAACTGACAAGTATTTAGTTCTCATGCAATACAATTCGTATAACATGTACTTTGtgaattgtatttttaattacacATTTAAATCCTTAATTTATAATCATTCAAAGTATAATATAGAAAAACATAATGGTACCCCAATTTTCAATTGTATATATTTCCCTAATTGCTAAGATCAAATCATCTTTTACGTTTCTCCTCAAGTTGGAGCATGTATGTCATGAGTCAAGTTTGTTACAAATGTGGTCAATAAGGGAGCTCTTTAGGGATTTAGTGAGCATGTTTGCAAGTTGGTCACTGGAGTTGTGATTTCTTCAAAGAACACCTCTCTCACAAAACGACAATCAATTTCTCTGTGTTTAGTCCGCTCATGGAAGACACAGTTTGATGCAATGTGAATGACAACTTCATTGTCAGTCGAGTATCCTGTGTATCTCCAAATTATAACTAGTGGAGAAGTTGTTTAAGCCATGTAATCTCGCATGCAGTTGTTGCCATAGTGCACTACTCAGCTTCAAAACTGGATCTAGCAACTGTTTCCACTTTTGCTCCTCCAAGAAATCAAGTTCCCACCAATGAGAAGACAATATCTAGAAGTGGGTCTCCTATCTGATGGTAATCGCAGAATGACAAACCGAACTCAAGCAAAACCAACTTGAAACAACTAAACCAAGCACAAGGAGATTGCTTCAAGCATTGTCCGTGCTACAGACAAGAAGTGAGTCACTACAGACTATAAAACTTGGTAGTTGATCCATATCCTTTCTTCGTATAACTCACCATACAAAAAGGCATTTTTTGATGGACAACAAGTGAATAGGCCAATGGCAGATGGTGGTCATGGCAAGAAAAAAGGCAAACAAAGGTGATTTTTTAGTGGTGGTGGGAGATGGTTGTGACTTTGATGGTTTTTGAACTTCGGATAAAGGAGGGTTCAATGATGGTGAATGGAAGCAGCCACATGAACAGTTCTACATTCTTCCAAAGGGATCTTATCTTGACTCACAAGTCATCCAACTTTAATGGGTTTTGCCCcttagaaaaaataattcttcCATGTAAACTAAGGAAAATAAACTAAGTATTGACCTTCATAGCTGTTTTGTATTTAGGTTTATCAACTCCAGGTGCAGAGTTATATCATAACACAAGCCATTGAACACCTTgtcttattcttttattttgctTATGCCTTACCAAGATGTTTATAATGCTATTATTTTTTCCTCTTAGGTTTGGTAGTTGTTGATTAGTGAAGTGAcatcttttatttctttatgcGTGATCTTTTTATTGGGATAGATTTGAACTTATGACCTCCCACAACCCATCAGCCCCTGACCAGTGTAGCCCATGCCTAATTGAGGCTTAATGAATGAGTTTTTGGTTGGTCTCAAGTGTCTTGTATTTAGAGTAAAATTATGGTTTATAAAcattaaaat
Proteins encoded in this region:
- the LOC137832082 gene encoding uncharacterized protein, with translation MAQALCELQSGLQNGLPCAVEGSGNPKVEAEEFVPKTPASKENRRKKAPTKGVLLKKKLELELEMEVDGNLQMDHMFASSSDTTLLGDLEVLRSDDSCCQFPNEGEYFDHTGNFPSPIELANLSESFLAKRCKLGYRAGYILELAQGIVEGKIQLEQLEELSKDASLSCYKQLGDQLKPIKGFGPFTRANVLMCLGYYHVIPWDSETVRHLKQVHSKNTSSKTIERDLEEIYGKYEPYQFLAFWSEIWDFYETRFGKMNEMHSSEYKRITASNMRSTRKATNKRKRPSQKCQ